ttcaaacatactctttgataggtcaatgaaatgtgttacgaggtcattcgaacatactctttgataggtcaatgaaatgagttacaaggtcattcaaacatactctttgataggtcaatgaaatgagttacaaggttactaaaacatactctttgataggtcaatgaaatgagttacaaggttactaaaacatactctttgataggtcaatgaaatgagttacaaggttactaaaacatactctttgataggtcaatgaaatgagttacaaggttactaaaacatactctttgataggtcaatgaaatgagttacaaggttactaaaacatactctttgataggtcaatgaaatgagttacaaggttatTCAAACATattctttgataggtcaatgaaatgagttacaaggtcattcaaacatactctttgataggtcaatgaaatgagttacaaggttactaaaacatactctttgataggtcaatgaaatgtgttacgaggtcattcaaacatactctttgataggtcaatgaaatctgttacgaggtcattcaaacatactctttgataggtcaatgaaatgtgttacgaggtcattcgaacatactctttgataggtcaatgaaatgagttacaaggttactaaaacatactctttgataggtcaatgaaatgagttacaaggttactaaaacatactctttgataggtcaatgaaatgtgtgacaaagtcattcaaacatactctttgataggtttatgaaatgtgttacgaggtcattcaaacatactctttgataggtcaatgaaatgtgtgaCAAAGTCTTCAAacactctttgataggtcaatgaaatgtgttacgaggtctGTTGTGTAAAGTAGATAAAATGCGTTGTGTATAGATCGTGTTTATTCTAACGTCTAGCCATTGCTATAAGTAACGTCATAATATACATAAGTCAAGTAGCAACGTTAACATGTATATATTCGCGCTAAATTCCCGACATTCTCGGGGCCGGCAAaagttaaaatatgaaattattaattAGTTTAAAAGTCAATCGAATAGATATtactgaaaattaaataattaattgtctttctaaaacaaattcaaataattcacTTATTGATTTTTCACTTTTAACGAAgtctattcaaataaaattgtcagCTAGTAGTTCACTTTTGGGTAGTCCATTTCTTTATGTTCTCTCGAGCTCGGACAGATGCCTCTCGTTTTGGTAGAATTCTTGTCAATCCCTCTGTTGAAGTATCATCTTTTTTGTCATCTAAATTGTTTATGTTTGTTCGAATTTCGAGCGGGTACAGTTTTACTATAGGGCGTGAAGTACGTCCTGCACTAGTTCGTATTATAGCTGCTCGTGTAAAACCATCGTTTCCGGTGATCAATTCATCAACAACGGCAATGTTCCATCGGTTTTTCGGTAATTTATCATCTTGGACTTGCACTACATCTCCAACTTGAATAGTTTGTAAATTGTTTCCTGTTTGGCGATGAAACTCTCTCAGGGTCGTTATGTACTCGGATTTCCACCGGTTCCAAAAATGCTCCATTAAACTCGACTGTTTATTCAAATGTTTATGCAGTTCTTGTTTTCCACTATTCACGGCAATGTATTCAATATTCGGTTGTGGATACGGCGTTAAAGTTATTCTTCTTCCGTACAGCAAGTGTGACGGAGTTAACGGCTCCTCGTCCTCAATATCCGGTGATACGTAGGTCAATGGTCTATCATTAATGATCGCTTCTATTTCTGTCAGAATTGTTTGAAGTGTATCCATGGTAACGTAAGATCTGCCTAATGTTTTCTTCAAACAAGTTTTTGTTATTCCTATAAAGCGTTCCCACCATCCACCATACCAGGGCGCTCTTTTCGGTATGAATCTCCAAGTTGTTCCATATGTTGATAACGTATTGTTTAGCGATGGTGAATCGGTTAATTTCTTTAATGTTTCCGAGGCGGCTAAATATGTCGAGGCGTTATCCGAAATCATGGTATGTGGTCTAGATTTACGACTAGCGAATCTTCTAAAGGCTTGTAAAAAGGATTTTTCTGATAAGTCCGGTACAACCTCCAGGTGTACGGCTCTCGTTGAAGCACAAGTAAACAGACATATAAAAACCTTGTTTTCAGTATCATGTGTATCACGAACGTACAGCGCTCCAGTAAAGTCGACGCCGGTAATTGTAAAAGGCGGCGCTTCCAGTAATCGAACTTTTGGGAGTGGCGGCGGATCAGGTGCTGTATATGGTTTACTGTTGATTTTTCGACAAATTACGCAATTTCGCAAAATTCCTCTTACGTATTGGCGAATTCGGGGTATCCAGTAAGTTTGTCGTATCTGAGTCACTGTTGATAAAACTCCTGAGTGTTTCATGTACTTGTGTATATCAAGAACAACTAATTTCGTAAAATGATGACTTCTGGGTAACAAATAAGGAAATTTCGTATTTTCACAAACAGGTGCGTTATGAATTCTCCCTCCACAGCAAATTGCGTCTTTGTCACTCAGGTACAATCTAAGTTGTCTAACTAAAACAGTAGGTTTAGTATCCTTTAATTCCAAGTGTATCATTTCGTCCTTAAATGAAGTTCTTTGGCAATTTAGTATCCAACACTCTGTTGCATCCTGTAATTCCTCTCTTGTAACGTACTTTTCCTTATTTCTCTGTAATATTGGCGAACGGCAATTTCGTATAAATCGTAATAGATAAGCTGTAATTCGTAGTAATTTTGATAATGTGCTATATCTAGTAATTTGCACAATTTGGTGTATTCCTTGTTGATTATCTATTTCATTGTCCGCTGTACTTGAGTCTTCTATATCTGTACTGGTTAGTAGTACTGTTGTGTCATTTGGCTTCCATGACGGCCATTTTGATGCATCAGTGATCCATTCGGGTCCGTTGAACCATAGTGTGTTCTTTTCAAACTGTGACGCGCTGAGTCCTCTAGTAAGAAGGTCAGCTGGATTCTCTTTCGTTGGGCAATATCTCCATTCTTGTGTATTGGTCAATTTGCGTATTTCCGTTACTCTATTTCGTATGAACCTTTTCAATTGCTTTGAAGTTGATAACCACTGTAGCACTATCTGACTGTCTGACCAAAAAGTTATGTCTTCTATGTGTAGAACTGATTTTACGTGATCGGCTAGTCGTGTTCCAATCAATGCGGCCATTAATTCCAGCTGTGGTAGTGTCAATTGCTTAAGCGGTGCTACTCTATTCTTTGCAATAACTAATGATGACTCATGATGGTTACATATGTAAACAGTTGCTCCGTATGCAGTTGTACTAGCGTCTACAAAAACGTGAAGTTGGGTTTTCTGATCTGGTAAATTGGGAAAATACGGTCTTTTCAATTCTGTGTAAGTCGTTTTCTCCAAATCTTTGGCTAAATTTTCCCATGTTGTCTGTATTTCTAATGGTAGTGGCTCATCCCATCCATACTTCTGTTCCCACAATGTCTGCATTAAGATTTTTGCTCGTACGGATACAGGGCTAAGTAATCCTAGGGGATCGTAAATACGTGAAGATTGTTTAAGAATCTCACGTTTCGTAATATTAGGTAGTTCAATATCAAATAAGTCGACTTTTTGAAAAGTTATCGTATCTTTAACTGTGTCCCATTTCAGTCCAAGTATTTTGACAAAAGTTTCTTTTTCACATACGTTATGTTTTTTGGCTAAATCTGTAAGTTTTGTGCAATTTGAACTCCATGAACGAAGGTTGAATCCAGCCTCCGACATCAATGATCTGGCTTGTACAAAATACTTTGCGGCGTCATCTTCATTTTCCAAACTGGACAAAATATTATCCACGTAAAGGTCATTCTTCATCATTGCTGATATATTTGTGTTGCATGCATCCAAGTGTTTAAGTAGTGTTGCATTAAGGATGAACGGTGAACTTGTTGCACCAAACAAAATAGATTTAAATCGATATGTTGTAAGAGTACTGCTGGGATTATCTGTGTCGCTCAACCAAAAAAAGCGTGTAAAATCTCGATCTTTCTCATCTAATCCAATATGTAGGAAAGCCTTTTCAATGTCCGTGCTTATTGCGTACTTCTTGGTTCTAAATCccattaatatttttgtcaagTCGTTCAAATCTGGCGGGGTTGACATTAGGCAGTCATTCAAACTTGCGTGATCTGGCGATTTTTTACAGCTACAGTCGTACACTATACGAATTGGTGTTGTTGTCGAATCCTTTTTTACGGCATGGTGTGGTATATAGTGAGTGCTTTTACCATTGTCGTTTTCATCGTTTACCTTCTCTATGAACCCTCTCTTCATTTGGtcttcaataatttctgaatattttctAAGTAAATGTGGTTCACGACTTAGTCTTCTAATTGTGCTCTCGGTCCTTGCTTTAGCGATCATGATGTTGGAAGGTAAGTCCGGATgatccagtttccatggcaacttgGCAGAATAACGTTCGTTTTCAAATTTGATACAGTCTTGTTGATAAGTCTTTACAAAACTCTCCTCATCGTTCTGTTGTGGTAAACGTATTCCTAACGATTCTAGATTCCAGAATTTCTCGATATCGCTTTCCTCTGCATGGTGTGAAGTAACATTCAAAAGAATTGATGAAGTTAAGGATTTCTCTCCGTTTCTTATTACCGGTCCAGATAACAAGTAACCAATTTTTGATGCTACGGCTGTAGGTCCATTCCCTCTTATCACGTGATCTTGAACTATATCCCAATAGTAATCGGCTCCTATCAAGAGTGAAATTTCAAAGCTATCAGCGTTATTTGTCGGATGTGCGAGCTTTAAATCTTTCAAGTATGGCAAATTGCGTGTAAAGTATTTCGTCTGGTTTTGAAGTGGAACTGCAATATCTGGAACAATCAATGCATTAATGCTTAAAATATCACCTTTGTCAGTATGTAGTTGAACGGTTGCTGTATCCAAATGGCGTATATTCTTCTCCTTGTCTCCAAAAGCTGACAGTTCAATTGTGTCCCTTCCGCTTGGTCTTATCTGTAATTTGTCTGCTATGCTCTGAGTGATGAATGAACGTTGGGCACCTTCGTCAAATAAAATACTAGCTTCTGTGATCTGTTTCCCGTATGATATTGGTGCGATAGCGGTTTTCAATAAAACGCTTGTGTGTTGTGAGGTATACATTACTGCAGTTTCTGGTTCTTCTGTTTTTACCAAGCTTACAACGGTTGATTTTTCCTTGCTGTCATGTCCTTTTCCATCTGTAGCTTGTTCCCCGCAAATACTGGTGTGATGTTTCTTGTTACATTTCTTACATCGGTTACGCGATTTACACTCGGCAACACCGTGGTTTCCTAGACAgttgaaacattttttcttttgctttacgATGTTCAGTCTTTCATTCACGTCAGAAATTATCGTGCAATCTCCCGGAAAATGTATACCAGTGCAGTAGATGCATGGACGTTTTTTGTCATTGAAACGTGGattgtttgtattgaaatttCGCTGAGTTTTATTGCGAGCTTCGGTCAGAAATGTTGCGGTAGTATGTAAACCTTCGCGGTCGGTAAATTGTCCCGCTTCAAGAATTCTCGCTTCTTTTGTGATGGCTTTTCTGAGGTTGTTTAGAGTTATATGATCGCTATCATATTCACGGGCAATACTTTTTCTCGTTTCTACTGGTAGTTTACTAATAATTATAGGTACTAGTAGCGCGCCATACATTTCTTGTGTTTGACCCAAACATTCAAGACCTCTTACGTACGTTTCTAGGTGGTCTCCGTATCTCCTTAGGCTGTTTAAATCATTTGACAGTGAAGGAAGATCCATTAAAGCTTTCATGTAGGCATGAATAATCTTTTGAGGCGATCCAAAACGCTCTTTGAGCAAATTAACGGCAGTGGTGTAATTGGCATTTGTCAGTGCGAAACCTTCAATAGTTTGGGCGGCATGGCCATGGAGTTGGGCCTTCAAGTAACTAAATTTCTGTATCTCGGTCAAAGTACTGTTGAAATGAATAGTTGATTCATAGGAATCCCAAAATGTTTGCCATTGTAAAATTTCCCCATCAAAGTGCGGTAAATCTAGTTTTGGTAATCTGTGGTTTTGACTGCTATTTGATACCGAAGAAAAGCCTTGGTTGTACAAGTTATTTGTAGACTGCAAGTCACGATGGGTATTTTGCATGGAgcgaaagttatcaaaattggttGGCTGtacattaatttcattttcattgcTGCGTATAACATTGGCATTGGTAAGCGATGAATTTGTGGGGTAAGATGGCATAAAACTATTTGCATTTGGATCTAGAGACGTTGATGCGACATTTTGAGAAATAGAATCagaatatatttttctaattttccgAAGTTTGGACTCTAAATTAAACATATACTCATCAGACTCTTGAATTTCCTCTTCTACATCCTCCTCCGACGTTAAATCCAGTATCTTTTCATTCAAATCCACGATAGTCTTCTGTTTCTGTTCAACTGCATCCGAAATTAGTTTCACATCGTCTTTGTCTAAGTCCGAATTCTTTTCAATCTCATCGAATTTCTTTAATAACTTTGTAACTTGTCCTCTGTGTCCTCTACGTACTGCTTTTAACTTCGATTCCATTGCTTCCGACAgtcacggcaccataaatgtTGTGTAAAGTAGATAAAATGCGTTGTGTATAGATCGTGTTTATTCTAACGTCTAGCCATTGCTATAAGTAACGTCATAATATACATAAGTCAAGTAGCAACGTTAACATGTATATATTCGCGCTAAATTCCCGacaaggtcattcaaacatactctttgataggtcaatgaaatgtgttacaaggtcattcaaacatactctttgataggtcaatgaaatgtgttacgaggtcattcaaacatactctttgataggtcaatgaaatgtgttacgaggtcattcaaacatactctttgataggtcaatgaaatgtgttacgaggtcattcaaacatactctttgataggtcaatgaaatgtgttacgaggtcattcaaacatactctttgataggtcaatgaaatgtgttacgaggtcattcaaacatactctttgataggtcaatgaaatgagttacaaggttactaaaacatactctttgataggtcaatgaaatgtgttacaaggttactaaaacatactctttgataggtcaatgaaatgtgttacaaggttactaaaacataccctttgataggtcaatgaaatgtgttacgaggtcattcaaacatactctttgataggtcaatgaaatgagttacaaggttactaaaacatactctttgataggtcaatgaaatgagttacaaggttactaaaatatactctttgataggtcaatgaaatgagttacaaggttactaaaacatactctttgataggtcaatgaaatgagttacaaggtcattcaaacatactctttgataggtcaatgaaatgtgttacgaggtcattcaaacatactctttgataggtcaatgaaatgtgttacgaggtcattcaaacatactctttgataggtcaatgaaatgagtta
This sequence is a window from Mytilus edulis chromosome 1, xbMytEdul2.2, whole genome shotgun sequence. Protein-coding genes within it:
- the LOC139495743 gene encoding uncharacterized protein; translation: MESKLKAVRRGHRGQVTKLLKKFDEIEKNSDLDKDDVKLISDAVEQKQKTIVDLNEKILDLTSEEDVEEEIQESDEYMFNLESKLRKIRKIYSDSISQNVASTSLDPNANSFMPSYPTNSSLTNANVIRSNENEINVQPTNFDNFRSMQNTHRDLQSTNNLYNQGFSSVSNSSQNHRLPKLDLPHFDGEILQWQTFWDSYESTIHFNSTLTEIQKFSYLKAQLHGHAAQTIEGFALTNANYTTAVNLLKERFGSPQKIIHAYMKALMDLPSLSNDLNSLRRYGDHLETYVRGLECLGQTQEMYGALLVPIIISKLPVETRKSIAREYDSDHITLNNLRKAITKEARILEAGQFTDREGLHTTATFLTEARNKTQRNFNTNNPRFNDKKRPCIYCTGIHFPGDCTIISDVNERLNIVKQKKKCFNCLGNHGVAECKSRNRCKKCNKKHHTSICGEQATDGKGHDSKEKSTVVSLVKTEEPETAVMYTSQHTSVLLKTAIAPISYGKQITEASILFDEGAQRSFITQSIADKLQIRPSGRDTIELSAFGDKEKNIRHLDTATVQLHTDKGDILSINALIVPDIAVPLQNQTKYFTRNLPYLKDLKLAHPTNNADSFEISLLIGADYYWDIVQDHVIRGNGPTAVASKIGYLLSGPVIRNGEKSLTSSILLNVTSHHAEESDIEKFWNLESLGIRLPQQNDEESFVKTYQQDCIKFENERYSAKLPWKLDHPDLPSNIMIAKARTESTIRRLSREPHLLRKYSEIIEDQMKRGFIEKVNDENDNGKSTHYIPHHAVKKDSTTTPIRIVYDCSCKKSPDHASLNDCLMSTPPDLNDLTKILMGFRTKKYAISTDIEKAFLHIGLDEKDRDFTRFFWLSDTDNPSSTLTTYRFKSILFGATSSPFILNATLLKHLDACNTNISAMMKNDLYVDNILSSLENEDDAAKYFVQARSLMSEAGFNLRSWSSNCTKLTDLAKKHNVCEKETFVKILGLKWDTVKDTITFQKVDLFDIELPNITKREILKQSSRIYDPLGLLSPVSVRAKILMQTLWEQKYGWDEPLPLEIQTTWENLAKDLEKTTYTELKRPYFPNLPDQKTQLHVFVDASTTAYGATVYICNHHESSLVIAKNRVAPLKQLTLPQLELMAALIGTRLADHVKSVLHIEDITFWSDSQIVLQWLSTSKQLKRFIRNRVTEIRKLTNTQEWRYCPTKENPADLLTRGLSASQFEKNTLWFNGPEWITDASKWPSWKPNDTTVLLTSTDIEDSSTADNEIDNQQGIHQIVQITRYSTLSKLLRITAYLLRFIRNCRSPILQRNKEKYVTREELQDATECWILNCQRTSFKDEMIHLELKDTKPTVLVRQLRLYLSDKDAICCGGRIHNAPVCENTKFPYLLPRSHHFTKLVVLDIHKYMKHSGVLSTVTQIRQTYWIPRIRQYVRGILRNCVICRKINSKPYTAPDPPPLPKVRLLEAPPFTITGVDFTGALYVRDTHDTENKVFICLFTCASTRAVHLEVVPDLSEKSFLQAFRRFASRKSRPHTMISDNASTYLAASETLKKLTDSPSLNNTLSTYGTTWRFIPKRAPWYGGWWERFIGITKTCLKKTLGRSYVTMDTLQTILTEIEAIINDRPLTYVSPDIEDEEPLTPSHLLYGRRITLTPYPQPNIEYIAVNSGKQELHKHLNKQSSLMEHFWNRWKSEYITTLREFHRQTGNNLQTIQVGDVVQVQDDKLPKNRWNIAVVDELITGNDGFTRAAIIRTSAGRTSRPIVKLYPLEIRTNINNLDDKKDDTSTEGLTRILPKREASVRARENIKKWTTQK